The Biomphalaria glabrata chromosome 1, xgBioGlab47.1, whole genome shotgun sequence sequence ATAGAAATTGTTTTCAATAAATGTTCTATAGTTGAAGTGAAATACAGAGGAGAacaaaaagagagggagatagggagtaagagagagagagagagagagagagagagagagagtatttgCTTAGAGAttcaatcaaataaaatatgcatTACGTACCGAGAGTATAATGCCATAATTCTCAATGATAATTGATACAAAATTATCTTATACTATACTGATATTATTTAGAAGTATTTgaaaaatatgttgttgttttttccttagTATTTTATGCGAAAAAGATTTTGTAATTCGTATTgtaataaatatctataaaacACTACACTACAATGCATTACACTAAAATACACTACAATACATTACACAACATACATTACAATACATTacaatacattacattacactacactacactacactacactacaataCAATACATTACACTACAATACATTACACTACACTACAATGTATTAGACTACAATGCATTACACTAAAATACACTGCACCACAATACAATTCCCTACAGTACACTACATTATATTACATTACaatacactacactacactacaataCATTACACTACAATACATTACACTATAATAAACTACACTACAATACACCATATATCACTGGAAAATAAAGCTAACATATTAATAATGAAGACTAGGAATTACAACATAAAATCTTTAATtaatggatttaaaaaatttaaaaaaaaagtgtttttatagAGAGGTATTTATTATTTCGACAGTAAAACATAAAAGTAGTTTTctatagtttccacttgcgctgcctgagacgcataatgggcatctcttggagggaccatgtctccaatcaggaagttttgagattggccaatatgaacagcatgtatgctctcctgacacaaaggagattacgctggctcggacatgtcacccgcatgccagatggtagaatcccgaaagatatcttatatgctgagcttgtggaaggagtcagacccaagggccgcccaagactaacatatagagatgtctgcaagcgagacatgagagcctcaggcatcagtgaaagtatgtgggaaaacatagccaaagaccggagtgcatggagacagactgtgcgtgctgggacaacccttgctgagaacaaaagaattgaagcggctttaatcaagagggaaaaaaagaaagctgccctgtctgctagccctaaatcagaggcatacaaatgtacgaattgtggcaaagtctgccgttctagaattggcttgattagccacaccagattctgccccgtctcaagattaagccaaaaccagtgactcacttgggcgcatccattgcctttcgagacaaaaggagccatatatatttcATATCCCGGTAACGAAAATGTTTCTGAGCATCCTATGCTTAAACATAAGAAGAAGAGACAATGTTGAATATATGGTAATAGTCATCTGCATAAAATCGTTTGCCATCCTtaggaataaaaataattaaacctaaactactttcaaaatatttctcaTAAATATTTTAGCGTATCTTTTTTAATAACAGACGTTATACTGGAACATATTgactttgaaatatttgatttttattaatattaagcTTTAAtactttctatttatttctaaagGTTCCATAACAAATGCACACCTCCTCCTGATGGATAAGTaagaagatctagaatttaaatCTAGTTCTTTGCTGTTCTTTATTATGATTGGGGAGccaaacctttttcttttttcaattcAACAAAATCATGGTTTAGAAGTACACGTGTATTCACTTACATGGTCATTCACTTACATGGTCATTCACTTATATGGTCATTCACTTACATGGTCATTCACTTACATGGTCATTCATTTACATGGTCATTCTTTACATTTACAACAACAAATTTGACAAACTGTCATTtcagaaataaacaaacattaacctttaaataaaaaagtaaccagCCAAACATGACAGCAGCAATAATGGCAAGAGATGTCATGATTGTTGAAAGATTGTCTCACTAGACTGATTCATGAatcaaagaaaaatacaaaatttttatCAGCTCATTTTCTTGTTCTGAAACATTTTGCTGCGTTATGGTGAGACCTTTGATTGTAGTTTTATACAATCCTGGTTCTGGTTTTATCATGTTAATTCtcttatcaaagaaaaaaaatctcatttgtTCAGAGATATTGAAGAAACATTCGTACTCTGACAAGACTTACCCAAAAGTTGGGTTCTCAGTTTAAGGATAAGAAATCAAGATATTTaacaaaagtattaaaaagACTAATTCTTCACCAACCCATTAGCACCATGTTAGGGTCATTAAACACCGACATTCATCGTGAAACACTgacctgttgttgttttttttctactggATCTAAACTTTCACCCAGAAAtgtaatctaaaaaaataaaactatatagAACAATACAAGCAGCAAACATCCAGGAAACCTTGTTGGGCCAAAGTAAAAACAGgagacgtttgggccacgaggccttcattaTCTAGAAACAAAggaaaaagacaaacaatgaaCACAAAATAGGTATTTAGTTCATTTCTCCGCCCGATTTTGTTGTTGGCTATCAAAGGAGAAAAGAAAACGTCATCTCTTAGAACCATGACACATGGACCAGGTGGAGAATTAGAAGTAGTTTAGACTTTTGAGATTAGACAAACTAAACATATTACAaatactttgtgtttttttatgtgtCGAATGTTATTCAAGAAGAGCTTGTGGTCAAATGGTCatatgtcttttattttttcttgttctagcatggatattttcttttatttagaatCTATCTCCATCCTGCTAGTTACAACCACAGAAgtaaatatttagatatttaaaacacaaaagaaaaatcttactctggaacaaatgcaacctaacacaactacaccaagctgcattaaactttcaacaaacattcttatcagaaaaagacattaagcaaccagtcgatgacctatgtaatttcattttaaaatatctcaaaaacattatagaaaatcatataccaattAATTACATATGAAGtatgtaaataaatgctggtttaataatagattaaagatgctttgtaaacagaaggaaaacctatatagaaaattcaaagaaactaaggcagaaaaagtttataaaaagtacattaaaattaaacacttaacccaaaacgtaagcagacagctgcagagtgaatacataaacattgtaatatctaaagataacaacaaaaacctaaggtcatacattaagtctaagaaaacgGAAACAataggcatagcgccattaaaaggagaagacaacttaacacataatgatactgaaactaaagctaacatcctaaacaaattctttgcatcagcattctcagtcccaggagacaaagacatattatttaatttgatcCAAGTAGACTACATAGgtgatatagaagtacaagaaaaggaaatccaaaaactattagccaacatcaaaccgaataaagcatctggacctgatggtattccagctagattactcaagaactaagcaatgagctagcaacAGTGTTCAAAacactttttcaggcatctcttaaccaggacagtaccaaaggactggaaagaagctaatgtcacctctttatttaaaaaaggagaaaaatctgacccaggaaactacagaccagtatcacttaccagcatcacatgtaaaatccatCACATGTAGCAACattataaaccacttagacaaacgcGTTCATTTATCTGCCCAATTATCTATTTGGATCAAActgatttttgtttctttttttttttttttttttgagtgtgGGGAGGGGGATTCATTGGGGGAAAATGTGCATTTACTAAAGTTTTTATTGAGAAAGTTAGGGAGAGGGAGGTTGTAGCCAAAAACTTAAATATTAAGTTATTTCGAAATTAAAAGCATATCGCTGAAATAtgcatctctttttttttagggggggtgGTGTTTAATCTCTGCggatatttcttttttcaagaaagagaaagagattatTTTCATGTCTTATTGTATTCTACTATacaaaatattattgggaaTGTGGGATGTGGATGTAAAATTTAGTAACAACAACTATAAAACAAAGTCAACATGTAGATTTGGTTGTCtagaaatacatttattttcactCAGTAACAAAATGCATCAATAATTTACAATAGCATGAGATTTTAAACTAATTGAAGACTTAGTCACTAAAATATGCGTTCCAGTTGTATCTGGCCTCTCTCTCGCTGATAGCACCATTACCTGGAATGTAAAGACACTCAAGTTGTAGCTTCCAatgaattgagagagagagagagaaagagaatgtgaAAGAAGCATTGAAACATTTATTAGagataattagatagatagatagatagatagatagatagatagatagatagatagatagatagatagatacatgaTAAAATTTCGATACAATCACAGGTTATGATCGCACATTACAATCCTGTGATACAATATCTTGAACCAATCATATGATACAGTCACACATGCACAGTTTGTAATCACAAAATACAATCACATAAGTCAATCACAAAGTAACATCACTGAGGGTAATATACTCACCGTCCTCATCGAAGAGATGGAAGATGTGTGGGAAATCTTGAGAGTTAAGAACCTCGTCACGGACGATGTCTAACTCGAGGAAATAGAGAGGAGCGTTTTCTGGATTAGGGAAACCTTCCTGTCTCCATCCGCTGTCAAACTCTTGTTTGCTGACATCACCGTCACCTAgaggaaaaacaaaatgtatattaataatgtatttttttgaaattctaTTACTTAGAATTATGTGCTCTAAATGATATGGAAAGTGTTTATTAGTGTGGTTGATATTCATACAGTGAGGCCAATCCATAAATAGCCAACGTTTTGTAGTATCCGGTGTTTCAAGAAATGGCATCCCAActgtatttttagcggcccccgaaagggaaaagacgcgattagttttgtgtggaatgtctgccTGTCCGTCCATTTcgtttagatttcgtaaactagaaaagatacaaaaaatccgacatcatatttttgaccttttaaagttctgatgatgcaacgactacttttttcttttctgaaagtgaaaaatttaatttaaaaatcaactatgcaagcattttttttttcataaaaatacaccatttttaaaactattcactattaatagtaacaaatacaggaggctatttagtaagggagatggctatttaccatatttttaacatatttatgcaaacggttttagattttttgtaaaaaaatatttgttttttgcaAATGTATTGCTTCactatgtaagttctgtcatattaactactacatttttgttgttttttttaaagagaaaaaatctatttaatatgcatataagtggaatataattttaaaaaataattaataagtaggttttcctATTATCGCGATCTGGATGACTGGCTCATCTTATTATTCCACCATGGTTGACCACTTCGGGAGCCTATTttgagtttccacacaaactgtctttgtaaccttgttaatctAAACTTCTTTCccgtgacaaaaaaaaagcaaaatttaagACAATTAATGTCGGTTGGTGGTAGAGATGTTTACTTGACACCTTCGTTCACTGTTGACCACAGATGAGTTAGAAGTGATTTTCTGTAGTCACCTCTAGGTTTAACTGGACGTGTACCAAATGGTTATTGACATCCACTGTTGGACATTTTAATTTGTGTACATTGTACACAGAGACGCTTGTTGTCTTATTACTTCAGCTTTCAAgtaggagaaagagagacagaaaaaagagagaaaaagaagggcaaaaaaaaaagagagaaaaaaagatgagTAAAGAAATACAgacaaaatattgaaaagaaaagagaagaagAGTAAAGgtaaaggaaaaagaaagaaagaatgagagaatagagagagaaaaaaagattgaaacaagtaaaaagaaaagtgaAAGAATGAAAACGAAATaaggaaatagaaagaaagaaaaattcgaaaaaaaagacagagaaagaaactaaaagatagtgatagacagaaagaaacaaaagaaggaaaaagagagcaagaaagagaatgttgatttttatttCGATTGTTATATTCAAGAACATGTT is a genomic window containing:
- the LOC129923115 gene encoding uncharacterized protein LOC129923115, producing MRSLAIIAIAIIGFVVAQPGGGGQNFNNFFQRYAGNDNLLQQNEFARFWLHFDDNGDGDVSKQEFDSGWRQEGFPNPENAPLYFLELDIVRDEVLNSQDFPHIFHLFDEDGNGAISEREARYNWNAYFSD